Genomic window (Marmota flaviventris isolate mMarFla1 chromosome X, mMarFla1.hap1, whole genome shotgun sequence):
gtgacttgggaggctgagacaggaggatcataagttcaaggccagccttcgaaacttagtgaggccctaagcaacctagtgagaccctgtctcaaaataaaaaataaaaaggaccgggagtgtggctcagtagataagtgaccctgggttcaatccctggtaccaaaaaataaaaatcaaataaaacaaaaataaatttaaaaagcagaaacacaagattaatggagaagaaaattaaaatggaagattaaaaaaaagaagcaacatCTCTTGGTACCTTGGTGTTACCTAGGAAAGTCAAGAAAGACACATCTGGACTAAAACTAAGCATGGGGTACACTTCTCTATCAGCAATGTTTACCTGGCTCTGAGAtgggtatacatttttttttcaaacaggaTAAAATCATGACCCTCATAGAGACATGGAATGAGCAtgtattaaaagagaaagatggtGATGAAAGAGAATCCAGAAAAATAGACATAGGAATACTGATCAGGCATGTTTAATGTGTAGATACAGGAAACTAAGAGAAGGTTGTAAAAGCcctcaaagagaataaaaaggctAGAATCAGATAACCTGGAGTGGTATCCTATAAGCAGGGCAACATTTTCCACTGAAGCACACATTTATTTCTACAGTATTAAGAATTCCCTAAAAATCATTAGAATGACCAGGTTCCTGTGATACGCATTTCTAGCCTGAGGCCTCCTAAGGGCCTGGTGGGCAGCCATGACACTTTAAAGCCAAGGATGTCACAAAGACTGTGACTGACCAATGAGGGACAGGAATTGGGGATATAATGGGCAGGAATGAGTGCTGGTGTCTTCAGAGACCCAGCCCACGTGTTGAATCAAGCAGAGCTGACCCAAGCCAAACACAGAAACCATCATGTCAAGGAAAGAGAGCTCCCGTAGAAAGAGCCATCACACTGAAGACCTTGCTTCTAGACCTGAGATTCAGATACCTGTGAGCTACGTGTACCACCTTCTACGGGAAGAGCAATACACCCCATTTATATGTTCCTCAATGACCCATTTCTTACTCACCATGCTTGATCACCTTACTGACTACATCCTGGAGCTGGCAGGCTCCGAGGCCAGGACACCACAAACCACCCCTCAACGTGGGAAGAAAGAAGATCATAACTGTGAGCCCCCTCGTGTCTTCAACAATGTGTCCTTCTCTTTGTTCGATGAGATGCCTGGACCCAGGAGGAATGGCTGAAAAATGCGTTGAGGAGCCCAGCCTCAGAACCTCGGCTGGAGTCACGTCTCACAGCCGAGGAAGCCCCAATTTTGTCATCAACAAATGTTATTAAAGGATGTAAATCCATTTCAATGGTTCTGACTCGGTTTCTGTCATGTTGAGTTGGAGGGGTTTGTGAGGCACCCAGGAGGGGTTATCCCAAAGAGGGTTGGAGGGGTGGCAGTGAGGATCATTGTGGGGTGTTTGAACCAGTGATTTCAGGGGAGCAGTTTCTAATGGAGACAGGGCGGTCCCTGGAGGGGGGGAGCTGGCTGGGGTAGGAGGCAGAGAAGCTGTCCTTGTGGGCCCTGAACAAGGAGGACCCTGGGAGGCCAGGGGGTTGGCTGGGGCCTTCCCAGGCATGTGGGGTTCCCAGCAGGAAGCTGGTAACTGGGGAAGAGCTGAAAACCATGACTGAGGTGGGGAAGGCTTTCTTCACAGTAGAGAAAGTCTGAAGTCAGAAGGTGGCAGTGGTGGGAGTGGGGGGAGATGGTGGCACACCATTGGCATGAACTTAATGGGATGGGCTTAACATCATATGTTATTTATGTATCATCTCATTCTAAAAAATGACTTATGGTGTGGATTATTTGCTAGTGTagtgaatataattttctctctccttttatagACATTGGCCTTGATATCTAAAACCTATGAGCTCACTTAAGCAGTTCTTAAgtgttattaattattaatggACAGGCTTACTTATGaatgtattacatttataataTGATCATCTATCCTAGTTTTGGATTAAAATCGTAATCATCAGAGTGATATTTGctagaagaggaaagaaatatcAGTGGCCAAATACATGCTTTAAGAGGTTTAAGAATAACCTAcgtagccaggtacagtggcaaatgcctgtaatcccagaggctctggaggctgaggcaggaggattgtgagttcgaaaccagcctgggcaattggcaaggccctaagcaatgttaacaagacgctgtctcaaaacagaaaaagggctagggaatgactcagtggttaagcgcccctgggttcaatccccagtaccaaaaaaagaaaaggaataagcTCTGTAATTCTGTTCTGAGTAGTGGACACAGAAGTACATAATACTTTGTAAATTTCATGCTCTATACTAAGTTTTAAAGTTGTGGTGTCAATTTT
Coding sequences:
- the H2ap gene encoding huntingtin-interacting protein M; amino-acid sequence: MSRKESSRRKSHHTEDLASRPEIQIPVSYVYHLLREEQYTPFICSSMTHFLLTMLDHLTDYILELAGSEARTPQTTPQRGKKEDHNCEPPRVFNNVSFSLFDEMPGPRRNG